GTGTTGTCTTCAATCTTTTTAACCTTAATTTTCCCTTTTTCACTAGCTTTAACAATACTTTCCATCAAGCTTCCGGTATCCGTGCCAAAAGGGATTTCAGTAATTTTAAGTGTTTTAGAATCTTCTATCTCAATACGCGCTCTAACCTTAATCTTTCCTCCACGTAATCCGTCATTGTAATTAGAGAAATCCGCCAGACCACCAGTTAAAAAGTCCGGTAGAATTTTCACGCGCTTTCCTAATAACGCATTAATCGATTGATCTATTAACTCAATAAAGTTGTGTGGTAAAATCTTACAGGCCAATCCTACGGCAATACCTTCCACTCCTTGTGCTAACAGTAATGGAAACTTAACGGGCTGTGTAATTGGCTCTTTATTTCTTCCATCGTATGACAATTGCCATTCTGTAGTCTTTGGATTAAAAATAACCTCCAACGCAAACTTGGTTAATCTGGCCTCAATATATCTGGAAGCTGCTGCACCATCACCAGTATAAATACTACCCCAGTTACCTTGCGTATCGATCAACAAATCTTTCTGTCCGATTTGCACCATAGCATCTGCGATGGATGCATCCCCGTGCGGGTGATACTTCATGGTATTTCCCACAATATTTGCCACCTTATTGTATCGGCCATCCTCCAATTCACGCATACTATGGAGAATTCTACGTTGTACCGGCTTTAATCCATCATTTAAATGGGGTACCGCACGTTCCAAAATCACATATGAAGCATAATCCAGGAACCAATCTTCATATAATCCAGATACACGAATGACATGTTCCATCTCTACCGAACCTTCTTCAGCAAATTCCGGTTCTTCGTTCATATTGTCGTTTTCTTCAACACTCATTTGTCGATCATTTCAATTCGTTAAAACTCCCTACTTTACCAACTCCTCTTCTACGTCTAATTCAATCTTCAGATTTTCAATAATAAACTTCTGACGGTCCGGGGTATTCTTACCCATATAGAACTCTAAAAGATTATTAATTGGGGTATCTCTTCCTACGATCACCGGCTGTAATCTGATGTCTTTTCCGATAAAGGCTCTAAACTCATCTGGTGAAATTTCACCCAAACCTTTAAATCGTGTGATTTCCGGTTTTCCTTTTAATTTTTGGATAGCGTTTTGTTTCTCCGCATCCGAATAACAGTAAATGGTTTCTTTCTTATTTCTTACTCTAAACAAAGGTGTTTCTAAAACGTATAAGTGGCCACTCTTTACCAAATCCGGGAAAAACTGTAAGAAGAAAGTAATCAATAGTAAACGGATATGCATCCCATCCACATCGGCATCAGTGGCCAATACCACCTTGTTATATCTCAACCCATCTAACCCATCTTCAATGTTTAACGCTGCCTGAAGTAAGTTAAACTCTTCATTCTCATAAACAATTTTCTTAGTCAGCCCATAGCAGTTTAAAGGTTTCCCTTTTAAACTAAAAACGGCTTGGGTACTGACTTCTCTTGCTTTAGTAATAGACCCGGAAGCCGAATCTCCCTCAGTAATAAAAAGTGTAGTTTCCTCTATTCCGTCCTTTTTAGTGTTATAGTGCAAGCGGCAATCACGAAGTTTCTTGTTATGTAGATTTGCCTTTTTCGCACGATCCCGTGCCAATTTCTTAATTCCAGCTAAATCTTTACGCTCTCTTTCTGATTGTAATATTCTCTTTTGAATAGCCTGCGCTGCTTCCGGATTTCTATGTAAAAAGTTATCCAGGCGTTTTGATATAAAATCCGATACAAATACACGCATACTTGGTCCATCTGGTCCCACATCATTTGAACCTAACTTGGTTTTGGTTTGTGACTCAAAAACCGGCTCCATCACTTTTACACTAATCGCAGCAGAAATACCTGAACGGATATCCACCGTATCATAATTCTTTCCAAAGTGATCTCTAATCGTTTTGATATAAGCCTCTCTAAACGCATTTTGATGTGTTCCACCCTGCGTGGTATATTGTCCGTTTACAAACGAATA
This genomic interval from bacterium SCSIO 12643 contains the following:
- a CDS encoding type IIA DNA topoisomerase subunit B; its protein translation is MATETNYTEDHIKSLDWKQHIRLRPGMYIGKLGDGKSYDDGIYILLKEVLDNSIDEFVMGNGRTIEVSIKEGLVKVRDYGRGIPLGKVVDCVSKMNTGGKYDSAAFKKSVGLNGVGTKAVNALSEFFLIESFREGKTKKAEFSIGEIVNDAEVIPYSGRKGTKTTFKPDPNIFPNYHYRSEHVESLIWNYAYLNRGLTILFNGNKIQSENGLRDLLTNKLSAEPLYPIIHLEGDDIEIAITHTNSYGEEYYSFVNGQYTTQGGTHQNAFREAYIKTIRDHFGKNYDTVDIRSGISAAISVKVMEPVFESQTKTKLGSNDVGPDGPSMRVFVSDFISKRLDNFLHRNPEAAQAIQKRILQSERERKDLAGIKKLARDRAKKANLHNKKLRDCRLHYNTKKDGIEETTLFITEGDSASGSITKAREVSTQAVFSLKGKPLNCYGLTKKIVYENEEFNLLQAALNIEDGLDGLRYNKVVLATDADVDGMHIRLLLITFFLQFFPDLVKSGHLYVLETPLFRVRNKKETIYCYSDAEKQNAIQKLKGKPEITRFKGLGEISPDEFRAFIGKDIRLQPVIVGRDTPINNLLEFYMGKNTPDRQKFIIENLKIELDVEEELVK